In Dehalococcoidia bacterium, the genomic window TGAGCCCCAACCTGTGGTTCAGCCCCACATTCAAGGACCGCGTCCGCGAGGCCTACAAGCGGCTGGAATTTCTTGCGACGGAAATAGAATAGCGCTATCCGCCGGTATTCTGCGACGCCACGTCATTGCGAGCGGAGCGAATCGATCTTAACGTCTCTTGCCATATTTACTACGAGATTGCCACGTCGCCATTCCATGGTAGTGATATATAGAATGTCTCCTCGTAATGACAACCAAGAAAAAGTGGTGCCCTTCCGCGGAAGGAACGGGGGTTTGGGGGTGTCCCCCATTTTTATTTAAAAATCCCCCATGACTGGGGGATAAAGGGGGTTGACCTAACTATCCCCTCTTGGTAACGGTATGGAGGAAATCGTCTGCTATCTTCCTGTTTGATACCAGGATGTCCTTCTTGTTGTAGGCGGCCGGTTCGCCGGTGAGCGTCCGGGCCACGCCGCCCGCCTCGCGCACCAGCAGGATGCCGCTGGCTATATCCCACGGGTAGAGGCTCACGTGGAAGTAAAGGTCCAGCCGGGCGCAGGCGGTATACGCGATGCCCAGCGCCGCCGAGCCCATGAGCCGCGTAGTGGTCACGTTCGACCATAGGTTGGAGTAGATATCGATATACTTTCTGCTGTTATCGGGGTTGTACCCCATATCGCAGGAGATGAGCGCCTCCGTCAGCGATGTGCGTTTGGTGACATAGATCGGCTCGCCGTTCAGATACGCCCCCTGTCCCTTCTCGGCATGGAACAGCTCGTCCCGCACCGGGTCGTATATCATGCCCATGACCACATCCTCGCCGTGCGCCAGCGCGATGCACACGCAGAAGTGCGGGATGCCGTAGGCGTAGTTGCGCGTCCCATCCAGCGGATCGACTATCCATTTATATGCAGACTTGCCTTTTATTTCTTTCGATTCTTCGCTGATGATGCCGAAATCGGGATATTCCTTGAGCAACTGCTCCCTTATAGTCTTCTCGGCAAGAAGGTCGACATCGGTGACGATATTGTTCTTGCCCTCGCTCTTGAATGATATCTCCTTGCGCATGGCAAAGCGCGACATGATAATGGTTCCCGCGTCCGTGGCCGCCTGTCTGGCGACATCGAACGCGTTCTGGCGACTCTTCGATAACGGCAGTTCGCTCTTCATACCCTACAGCAGACCCATCCTCTCTTTAACCTCTCGCAGCGTCTCCACGGCTATAGCCCGCGCCCGTTCCGCGCCGTCATTATACACCTTTACCACATAGTCCATATCGGCGGCAAGCTGCTCGCGTTTCTCGCGGAACGGCTTCAAAGCCTCGTTCACCGACTCGGCCAGTTGCACCTTGCAGTCCACGCAGCCACGCTTGGCCACCACACATTCGGCGGCGATATTCTCGACTTCACCGGGATTGAAGAAATGATGCAGCTTCCAGATGTTGCAAATCTTTGGATTGCCGGGATCCTCCCTGCGCTTGCGGCCGGGGTCGGTATAAGCGCCCTTTATCTTCTTCAGCGTATCCTTGGGCGTAGCCGCCAGCTCGATATCGTTATTCAGGCTCTTGCTCATCTTGTTCACGCCGTCCAGCCCGACGATGAGCGGGGCCGTGGTCATCTTGGCCTGGGGCTCGGGAAAGGTGGGTTTGTAGAGGGTATTGAAGCGCCGCACGATCTCGCGGGCCAGTTCGAGGTGGGGCAACTGGTCTTCGCCGACGGGAACGACGTTGGCCTTATAAAGCAGGATGTCGGCGGTCATTAGGACGGGATAGCCGACGAGTCCGTAGTTGATGTTATCCGGCTGCTGCCGCGCCTTCTCTTTAAATGTGGCGACACGGGTGAGCCAGCCCAGCGGCGTAACCATGCCTAGGAGGGTGTAAAGCTCCATGACCTCCGGCACATGCGACTGCACGAACATGATGCTCTTCTTGGGATCGAGCCCGGCCGCCAGCCAGTCCAGCATCATCTCCTTGATGTTCTGCCTGAGTTGCTGCGGATCGTTGAGCGTGGTCAGCGCATGTATATCCACGATGCAGTAAACGCATTCATATTCTTTCTGCAGCGCTACGTAGTTCTGTATAGCCCCGAGGTAGTTGCCGATGTGCTGCCGGCCCGTGGGCCTGGCACCGGAAAAGACGCGGCCTTTCATCTTGCCTCCTTATACTTGGAGAAGAATAACATAAACGAAGGGAAAGGGGCAAGGCGAAGCAAAATCTTCTCCGCCAATCTTTACATTGACGTAAGAATTGTATAGTATTGTTGCATCAAATATCTACGCAGCGAAAGGGGTATCGTAACATGGCACCAAAAGAGATATTCCCCAATTCGACTGTGAAACAAGTCGTCTTCCAGATCAGATTCCCTAACCTATTCTATTTAGAAGACAAAATCGGCGATTTCCAGTTGAAAATCATGAGGGAATTCCCAGAATCTTCTATCTCGCACAGAAAAATATTTGCATGGGCAGATATTGGGCCAGGGGTAAAGCCGGCTGAAGTCGAAAGCCAAATCGAGAAAGAACCTCTTGGACAGAAGGTTTGGCAATTCAAATCACCCAATAAATATCAACTTAATATACAAAGCGGCTCGCTTGATATTTCCTCAAACTATCACAAAACTTACGATTTGGATGGAGGAAATAAGTTCAGAGATATAATAAAACTGGTTATGGACAATTTTCTTCAGACAATCTCATTACCCACCATCAATAGAATAGGACTAAGATATGTCGATGAATGTCCAATCCCTTCAAAAGACACGAAAGTATTTAAATCATGGTATAACTCAGTCTTCCCCTTGGGCAGATTTAATTTATCAGATGCCCTAGAAATGGATTTTAAAACTTGTGTAAAAAGAGGGAACCATTATGTGCGCTATATAGAATCCGTACAAAAGTCTCCAAAGGGAGAGGATATCTTAATTCTCGACTTTGATGGTTTCACTCATGGGATAGAACCGAAGCAATACCTTACGGTAACAGATAAACTGCACAAAACTATAGATACTGAATGGAGAAAAACTATCAAATCACCGGTTATAGACTATATGCGTATACCAAAGGAACAATAATATGGAGACTGAAACCAAGAACTTCGATTATGACAGCTTTACACAAGACGCTACTGGAAGCTCTAAGCAAGATTATAAGATAATCTCCTTCCCCTTTGAGAAATACGAAATAAAGGTGAAAGTAAGCCCTAGTAACGAGTTTATAGAAATCACTGAAGTCACAGTCAATAAAGACTTCTTATCACACAAACAGAGGTTAAA contains:
- a CDS encoding inositol monophosphatase family protein; the encoded protein is MKSELPLSKSRQNAFDVARQAATDAGTIIMSRFAMRKEISFKSEGKNNIVTDVDLLAEKTIREQLLKEYPDFGIISEESKEIKGKSAYKWIVDPLDGTRNYAYGIPHFCVCIALAHGEDVVMGMIYDPVRDELFHAEKGQGAYLNGEPIYVTKRTSLTEALISCDMGYNPDNSRKYIDIYSNLWSNVTTTRLMGSAALGIAYTACARLDLYFHVSLYPWDIASGILLVREAGGVARTLTGEPAAYNKKDILVSNRKIADDFLHTVTKRG
- the trpS gene encoding tryptophan--tRNA ligase, which gives rise to MKGRVFSGARPTGRQHIGNYLGAIQNYVALQKEYECVYCIVDIHALTTLNDPQQLRQNIKEMMLDWLAAGLDPKKSIMFVQSHVPEVMELYTLLGMVTPLGWLTRVATFKEKARQQPDNINYGLVGYPVLMTADILLYKANVVPVGEDQLPHLELAREIVRRFNTLYKPTFPEPQAKMTTAPLIVGLDGVNKMSKSLNNDIELAATPKDTLKKIKGAYTDPGRKRREDPGNPKICNIWKLHHFFNPGEVENIAAECVVAKRGCVDCKVQLAESVNEALKPFREKREQLAADMDYVVKVYNDGAERARAIAVETLREVKERMGLL
- a CDS encoding TIGR04255 family protein, producing the protein MAPKEIFPNSTVKQVVFQIRFPNLFYLEDKIGDFQLKIMREFPESSISHRKIFAWADIGPGVKPAEVESQIEKEPLGQKVWQFKSPNKYQLNIQSGSLDISSNYHKTYDLDGGNKFRDIIKLVMDNFLQTISLPTINRIGLRYVDECPIPSKDTKVFKSWYNSVFPLGRFNLSDALEMDFKTCVKRGNHYVRYIESVQKSPKGEDILILDFDGFTHGIEPKQYLTVTDKLHKTIDTEWRKTIKSPVIDYMRIPKEQ